The Sulfurovum sp. TSL1 genomic sequence CATCAATCTTGAAGGCTTTGCCTCGTGCGTGCCTGTGGATACCTATAAACATGGGGATTTTTATGATGTGATAGGAAATGTGTGGCAGTGGTCACGGACACCGATCTATCCGTTTGATGGCTTTAAGGTCCATCCTGTCTATGATGATTTTTCGGTACCGACCTTTGATGGTAAACATGATATTATCAAGGGAGGATCATGGATCAGCTGCGGGAACCTTGCTACCCAAAAGAGCCGTTATGGGTTTAGAAGACATTTTTATCAACACGCAGGATTTAGGTATATACAGAGTAGGTATGAAGAGAGGGTGATCACCAATATCTATAATACGGACACCCTTATTTCCCAGTATTGCCATTTTGGTTGGGGTGAAAATGCATTGGGTGTGGAAAATTACCCCGCAGCGTGTGCACGGATCGCATTAGAAACGATGAAAGAGAAGCCTAAGCGAAGCGCATTGGACATTGGGTGTGCCATAGGACGAAGTACTTTTGAACTGGCACGCGGTTTTGATGAAGTGATCGGTTTGGATTTTTCTGCGCGTTTCATACAGGAAGCACAGAAGCTTAAAGAGGATGGTCTATTACGTTATACTATGCCGACCGAGGGTGAACTGGAAAATTTTCATGAGGTAAAACTTTCCGATCTTGATCTGGACGAAGAACGAAACAGGGTCTCATTTTGGCAAGCAGATGCCTGTAATTTAAAACCTGTCTACAAAGATTTTGACCTGATCTTTGGGGGTAACCTGTTAGACAGACTCTATGATCCTAAAAAGTTTTTAGAGGCTATGGCATCGCGTATCAATGAGGGAGGATTACTCATTCTAACGTCTCCCTACACATGGCAGGAGGAGTCAACCCCCAAAGAGAAATGGATAGGCGGATACAAAAGAGACGGTGAGACCATTACGACACTCGATGGGCTTAAAGAGATACTGGGCAAAGCGTTTACGCTTATAGAGACGAAAGAGGTGCCGTTTGTGATACAGGAGACTGCACGGAAACACCAGCATACGATAGCACAGATGACCATATGGGAAAGGAGAAGTAAAAATGTTTGAAGCGATCAGCCGTCAAGGGACACACAGCATGAAATGGGATGAGGCCAAGAAAAAATTCGGTACAAATGATCTGCTTCCTCTTTGGGTTGCGGATATGGACCTGGCTTCTCCGGCATGTGTACAGGAGGCAATGGTGAAAAGGGCTTCCCACCCTCTGTACGGTTATACTGTCTATCCGGATGCCTATTATGCATCGATACAGAACTGGATGCAAGAGCGTTTTTCATGGGAGATAGAAAAAGAGTGGATCATTCCTTGTTACGGTGTGGTGCCCTCTTTGAACTTCATTATCTCCGCCTATACGAAAGAGGGTGATGGGATACTCATACAGACACCGATATACCCGCCTTTTGTAAGTTCTGTCAAGCATCAAAAAAGAAGGGTACTTGATAACAGACTGGTGTATGAAAACGGCAGGTATCACATAGATTTTGAAGACTTTGGGCGTAAGGCCAAAGAAGCCAAACTCTTTTTACTCTGTTCGCCGCATAATCCGACCGGACGGGTATGGTCTGAAGAGGAATTGGGAAAGATCATTGAGATCTGCATAGAGAATGATGTCCTCATCATTTCTGATGAGATCCATGCGGATATTGTCTATGAGAAAACACATCACAGCATTGGCAGTTTTGAGAAGATCATGCATTATTGCGTTGTTTTGAATGCCCCTTCCAAAACATTTAACGTTGCAGGGTTGAACACCTCTTATGCGATCATTCCTGATACCAGGCTGCGTCAAGCTTACAGTGTTGAACAGGACAGATCAGGCATTACCAATGGAAACCCGTTTGGTATCGAAGCGTTGATGAGCGCCTACAGGGAAGGTGCGCCATGGTTGGAACAGCTCAAAGAGCACTTACGCTCAAACATCAGTTATGTCAACGGATTTTTAAAAACGCATCAACTGCCTATCAAGGCAGTCCCTACAGAATCGACCTTTTTAATGTGGCTTGACTGTAGAGGCATGGGACTGTCCCATGCCCAACTGGTCGATTTCTTTTTACATCAAGCCAAACTCGGGCTGAATGACGGTCAAAGTTTTGGTAAGGCAGGAGAAGGTTTTATGAGGTTAAATGTGGGGACATCCAAAGAAGTGCTCAGTGAAGCGATGCAGCGACTGCTTAATGCCTACAAGGAAGCGTGTTGAGAAGTCTGTTTGTCTATGTGATCCTGTCCCTATGGCTCTATGCACTGCCTCAGGTCATCAATGAAGAGATACGCAGATCAGGGATCTCGAAAAAAGATATCAGTATCTATATTAAAGAAGCGGGTCAACATGGAAAGGTCGTGGCTTCACTCAATGCTTCCAAAAGCAGGACCCCTGCATCCGTGATCAAAGTACTGACCACCTATGCCTCGGTACTGAAGCTCGGTTTTGATTACCGTTGGCCTACGAAATTCTACACTACTGGGAAAGTACAAAACGGCGTGCTTCAAGGGGATCTGCTTATTAAAGGATTCGGCGACCCTACTTTAAATGCCAAGGACCTTGAGAAGATCGTCTCGGCTATACGTGCAGAAGGGATACGCCAGATCAGCGGTGATATCGTGATAGACAGAAGCTACTTTAAAGTGGGGAGTCAAGACACTTCAGGTTTTGACGAAAATCTTTACAGTGCCTATAATGCCATGCCCGATGCGATGATGTTCAACGAGCGTGTGGTCACCGTCTGTGTGATCCCCAAAGAAAAGAGAGTCCATAAAAAAGATGCGGATGAAAGTTACAGAGTGGTCGATCAATTGGAACATGTCAACAAACCCTGCAGAGGAAAATACTCCTGGCCAAGGGTGAAAATTGACAAGAGTGAAGTGGTCCCTACGGTGTTTCTTCAAGGAAAGATCTCCAAACGATGCGGAAAACGGAATATCTGCCAAGTCATCACCAAACCCTATAAGTCATTCTATTATGCACTGAAAGATAGATTGGCTCAAGAGGGGGTAGCTGTAAGAGGCGGCTTGAAATTACATAAGATACCTCAAGAGGCAAAAGCACTTTTTACCCACTACTCAGAGCCTTTGGAAGAGATCATTGCTGAGACATCCAAGGAGAGCAATAACCTCTATGCAAGACATCTACTGCTTCTTTTGGGCGCAAAACTCTATGGTGCTCCCGCTACAGTGGAGAAAGGAAGAGATGCGATCAAATATATATTGGATTCAAGAGGTGCATTAGGTGAAGGAAAATTAGAGATCGATAACGGAAGCGGTCTTTCACGTACTTCAAAAATGAATGCAAAACTCTTGGCGAAAATGTATGATGATGCCTATGACCGTTACGGATCCAGATGGATGGAGACACTCTCTATAGCAGGCGTGGACGGTACCATCAAACGCCGTTTTAGACATACCGTGGTAAAAAATCGTGCATGGATGAAGACAGGGACACTGAGACGAGTGAAAAATATAGGCGGGTATGTCAAGAACAGGGCAGGAAAATTCTATACGGCTGTCATCATCATCAACAGTTCCAAGGCAAAATACCGCGGAGCCAAACTGCAAGATGAGATCGTGAAATGGCTGGCCAAAAGTACGGCGAAACCGGGCATATCATCTACCGTACCCACCTCTGTCAAAACGATTCAACAGAAAATGCCTGCATCAGAATCATTATTCAGCAATGTCAAAACAAAAAGAGTAGCTGTAATGAAGCAGGAAAGCAAAGAGAACACTGTCCAGTATTATATTCAAGTGGGGTCTTTTTCCAGCATGCCCAACAAAACATATTTAGCAAAGATAAGCACTTTAGGATTACCTTACAAGGTACGCCGTGCAGAGAATTATAAAGTACTTATAGGTGGCTATAGAGATGAAAAAAGTGCAAGAGCAGTGTTGGAAAAAGTACGCAGAGATATCAATGTCAGGGCATTTATAGTAAAGTTGTAGTTTACCCCAAATACGTTATAATCCCTTAAAAATTTAGGGCAACAATGAACTTCGAAACTTACCCTTTTGAGAAACTCAACCAATTACTTGAAAATGTAATCCCCAACCACGATTACCCTGCACTTAGCCTGACGATTGGGGAACCTCAGTTCGAGACACCGGCATTTATACTGGATGCGCTCAAGGAGGCTTCTGCACTGCTGAACAAATATCCCA encodes the following:
- the dacB gene encoding D-alanyl-D-alanine carboxypeptidase/D-alanyl-D-alanine-endopeptidase, producing MLRSLFVYVILSLWLYALPQVINEEIRRSGISKKDISIYIKEAGQHGKVVASLNASKSRTPASVIKVLTTYASVLKLGFDYRWPTKFYTTGKVQNGVLQGDLLIKGFGDPTLNAKDLEKIVSAIRAEGIRQISGDIVIDRSYFKVGSQDTSGFDENLYSAYNAMPDAMMFNERVVTVCVIPKEKRVHKKDADESYRVVDQLEHVNKPCRGKYSWPRVKIDKSEVVPTVFLQGKISKRCGKRNICQVITKPYKSFYYALKDRLAQEGVAVRGGLKLHKIPQEAKALFTHYSEPLEEIIAETSKESNNLYARHLLLLLGAKLYGAPATVEKGRDAIKYILDSRGALGEGKLEIDNGSGLSRTSKMNAKLLAKMYDDAYDRYGSRWMETLSIAGVDGTIKRRFRHTVVKNRAWMKTGTLRRVKNIGGYVKNRAGKFYTAVIIINSSKAKYRGAKLQDEIVKWLAKSTAKPGISSTVPTSVKTIQQKMPASESLFSNVKTKRVAVMKQESKENTVQYYIQVGSFSSMPNKTYLAKISTLGLPYKVRRAENYKVLIGGYRDEKSARAVLEKVRRDINVRAFIVKL
- a CDS encoding MalY/PatB family protein, which codes for MFEAISRQGTHSMKWDEAKKKFGTNDLLPLWVADMDLASPACVQEAMVKRASHPLYGYTVYPDAYYASIQNWMQERFSWEIEKEWIIPCYGVVPSLNFIISAYTKEGDGILIQTPIYPPFVSSVKHQKRRVLDNRLVYENGRYHIDFEDFGRKAKEAKLFLLCSPHNPTGRVWSEEELGKIIEICIENDVLIISDEIHADIVYEKTHHSIGSFEKIMHYCVVLNAPSKTFNVAGLNTSYAIIPDTRLRQAYSVEQDRSGITNGNPFGIEALMSAYREGAPWLEQLKEHLRSNISYVNGFLKTHQLPIKAVPTESTFLMWLDCRGMGLSHAQLVDFFLHQAKLGLNDGQSFGKAGEGFMRLNVGTSKEVLSEAMQRLLNAYKEAC
- the ovoA gene encoding 5-histidylcysteine sulfoxide synthase; the encoded protein is MPTLHGTDPEAKRKEIKGYFQGCYSRYESLFRIVVDKNAYFQKADPLRHPILFYYGHTATFFINKLNLAKIIDERIDPGLESLFAVGVDEMSWDDLNAAHYDWPTLEETQAYRDAVYMQVTSLIDTLPLELPITEDSPWWVILMGIEHENIHLETSSVLIRQLPLESIRENSEWEECEMVSPVPQNVLLDVPQGTVILGKNKDAKLFGWDNEYGEHQAHIPAFKAAKYLTSNAEYLEFVKDAGYSNDRFWCEEGKAWKAYTRAAHPMFWRKCEEGYRLRTLSREIELPLSWPVEVNHLEASAFCQWKSHKEGVNITLPTEDEYIRLRDESKVLPYLEWTEKGETIANINLEGFASCVPVDTYKHGDFYDVIGNVWQWSRTPIYPFDGFKVHPVYDDFSVPTFDGKHDIIKGGSWISCGNLATQKSRYGFRRHFYQHAGFRYIQSRYEERVITNIYNTDTLISQYCHFGWGENALGVENYPAACARIALETMKEKPKRSALDIGCAIGRSTFELARGFDEVIGLDFSARFIQEAQKLKEDGLLRYTMPTEGELENFHEVKLSDLDLDEERNRVSFWQADACNLKPVYKDFDLIFGGNLLDRLYDPKKFLEAMASRINEGGLLILTSPYTWQEESTPKEKWIGGYKRDGETITTLDGLKEILGKAFTLIETKEVPFVIQETARKHQHTIAQMTIWERRSKNV